One Nostoc sp. UHCC 0302 DNA window includes the following coding sequences:
- a CDS encoding universal stress protein, with product MFSKILVAINNTENYRYVFEQALSLALATNAQLLLFHVISPFDDDYSNDVSTKQKDNMYVTFHTRGVKYYVDQWEALKQSGMKFLTSLSHEAIAQGVKVDFAQKLGDPGRLICEIAHTWNADLIIVGRRGVSRVSEFFMGSVSNYVLHHAPCSVLTIQGTSSTRDKLKVETLRAVSADLN from the coding sequence ATGTTTAGTAAAATCTTGGTGGCAATCAACAATACCGAAAATTACCGTTATGTTTTTGAACAAGCTCTATCTCTAGCATTAGCAACTAATGCTCAATTGCTCTTGTTCCATGTGATATCACCTTTTGATGATGACTACTCAAATGATGTTTCCACTAAGCAAAAAGATAATATGTATGTAACTTTTCACACTCGTGGTGTGAAATACTATGTAGATCAGTGGGAAGCTTTAAAGCAATCGGGAATGAAATTTTTGACATCACTAAGCCATGAGGCGATCGCACAAGGTGTTAAAGTTGACTTTGCACAGAAACTCGGTGATCCTGGTCGGTTAATTTGCGAGATAGCTCATACTTGGAATGCTGACTTAATTATTGTCGGTCGTCGTGGTGTGAGTAGAGTTAGTGAGTTCTTTATGGGTAGCGTCAGTAATTATGTATTGCATCATGCTCCCTGTTCAGTTCTGACAATTCAAGGAACCTCTAGTACCAGAGATAAGCTTAAAGTAGAAACACTTCGAGCAGTTTCAGCAGATTTAAATTGA